The proteins below are encoded in one region of Paenibacillus albus:
- a CDS encoding PadR family transcriptional regulator: MRDPKEMLPLTEAFYYILVALHAEPTHGYGIMQDAERMSGGRVKIGAGTLYTALNTLLTKGLIEHYPGPEGTDTRRKMYVITPYGQAVTAAEISRLEELLQAGHRILNVGKE; encoded by the coding sequence ATGCGGGATCCGAAGGAGATGCTGCCGCTGACGGAAGCTTTTTACTATATACTGGTCGCGCTGCACGCCGAGCCAACGCACGGATACGGCATCATGCAGGATGCGGAGCGCATGAGCGGCGGGCGAGTAAAGATTGGCGCGGGTACCTTGTATACGGCACTGAACACCTTGCTTACCAAAGGACTTATTGAGCATTATCCAGGCCCGGAAGGAACAGACACCCGGCGCAAAATGTATGTCATCACCCCCTATGGGCAAGCCGTCACAGCGGCGGAGATAAGCAGGCTGGAAGAGCTTCTGCAAGCGGGACATCGCATTCTTAATGTTGGGAAGGAGTGA
- a CDS encoding class I SAM-dependent DNA methyltransferase, producing the protein MNNSVLRFYDEIADDYHLIFHDWNGAIARQGEILDRLIQSKLTRTSNTTLLDCSCGIGTQAIGLAQLGYNVSATDISPASVRRAEEEAIARGVKINFGVADFRTLDQDVQGSYDVVLSADNAIPHLLADEDLRTAFANFHTKLNQNGLLAITIRDYDELSIEKLPSTQPRLFDGGKRIVFQVWDWAQDGKTYTVNQFILQENNEEWSTKHYRTEYRALLREEVNEVLSGAGFTDIEWHLPEQSGYYQPIVTARKP; encoded by the coding sequence TTGAATAATTCCGTACTACGCTTCTATGATGAAATCGCAGACGACTATCACCTCATCTTTCATGATTGGAATGGAGCCATTGCACGGCAAGGCGAGATTCTGGACAGACTCATTCAATCGAAGCTAACGAGGACGAGTAACACCACACTCTTGGACTGTTCATGCGGCATCGGTACACAAGCAATCGGATTGGCGCAGCTTGGGTATAACGTAAGTGCGACAGATATAAGTCCGGCTTCCGTCAGAAGAGCTGAAGAAGAAGCGATAGCCCGCGGTGTGAAAATAAATTTTGGCGTAGCGGACTTCCGTACGCTCGATCAGGATGTACAGGGAAGTTACGATGTTGTGCTGTCCGCGGATAACGCGATTCCACATCTTCTAGCTGATGAAGATTTACGCACAGCTTTTGCAAATTTCCATACAAAGCTTAACCAGAATGGCTTATTAGCCATCACCATTAGGGACTACGACGAATTATCAATAGAGAAGCTGCCGTCTACGCAGCCTCGTTTATTCGATGGAGGCAAGAGAATTGTCTTTCAAGTATGGGATTGGGCGCAGGACGGTAAGACGTATACGGTAAACCAGTTTATTTTGCAGGAAAACAATGAAGAATGGTCAACGAAGCATTACAGAACGGAGTACAGAGCGCTGCTCCGGGAGGAAGTTAACGAAGTGCTAAGCGGGGCAGGCTTCACGGATATCGAGTGGCATCTCCCCGAGCAATCCGGCTATTACCAGCCTATTGTGACTGCACGAAAGCCTTAA
- a CDS encoding TMEM175 family protein, which yields MKANRMEAFSDGVLAIIITIMVLEFKVPEGHTWHDLVELGPKLLSYIFSFVYVGIYWNNHHHLLHMVRSMSGRLMWLNLLLLFWLSLVPFTTAWMGESHFASTPTALYGIILMLAALSYWLLQSAIMKQHASESLFVAALGKDMKGKLSPILYLVAILTAYVSAWISGFFFLLVAVVWFVPDKRIEQALKGHAAAKDGIEQQQ from the coding sequence CTGAAAGCGAATCGGATGGAAGCCTTCAGCGATGGCGTACTGGCAATCATCATTACCATCATGGTGCTGGAATTCAAAGTGCCGGAAGGCCATACTTGGCATGACTTAGTCGAACTTGGGCCAAAGCTCCTCAGTTATATTTTCAGCTTCGTCTATGTCGGCATCTACTGGAATAATCATCATCATCTGCTGCATATGGTTCGTTCCATGAGCGGGCGGCTGATGTGGCTTAACCTTCTGCTATTGTTCTGGCTATCGCTGGTGCCGTTCACGACAGCTTGGATGGGGGAGAGCCATTTTGCCAGCACGCCGACCGCGCTGTATGGCATTATACTCATGCTGGCGGCGTTATCCTACTGGCTGCTACAGAGCGCAATTATGAAGCAGCATGCTAGTGAATCGCTGTTCGTTGCGGCGCTAGGGAAGGACATGAAGGGCAAGCTATCGCCTATTCTATACCTGGTCGCGATTCTGACGGCCTATGTGAGCGCCTGGATATCCGGCTTCTTCTTCTTGCTGGTTGCGGTGGTCTGGTTTGTGCCGGATAAGCGAATCGAGCAGGCCTTGAAGGGCCATGCCGCTGCTAAGGATGGGATCGAGCAGCAGCAGTAG
- a CDS encoding winged helix-turn-helix transcriptional regulator — protein sequence MKQYCKFESALSILVGKWKPVILLQLIANGTMRFSELQKAIPDINKRMLTQQLRELEYHDIVRREVYNQVPPRVEYSISEYGKGLSTVLQALNDWGAAHAQHMEVLYGTDHEENQSGGGGI from the coding sequence ATGAAACAGTATTGTAAATTCGAGTCGGCGCTGAGCATTCTTGTCGGCAAATGGAAGCCTGTCATTCTGCTCCAGCTTATTGCAAACGGGACGATGAGATTCAGCGAGCTTCAGAAGGCCATTCCCGATATAAACAAAAGGATGCTGACCCAGCAATTGCGAGAGCTCGAGTATCACGATATCGTCCGCAGAGAGGTGTATAATCAAGTCCCTCCACGGGTGGAATACTCGATTTCGGAATATGGGAAGGGGCTGAGTACCGTTCTGCAGGCATTGAATGATTGGGGAGCGGCCCACGCTCAGCATATGGAAGTGTTATATGGAACAGACCATGAAGAGAATCAATCGGGAGGTGGGGGAATCTGA
- a CDS encoding ParM/StbA family protein codes for MNFHFFVGNDNGNSEHDLMIDGRLIQQPNVNCRVDELPWREEQAPESFIKHLQDQLVVTIDSPSAQPGMYYIGKFALESGEIIDNIQIGIDSKSEMDLPIINTLSQIAAVAVQKAYEEEKQIPAQLDIEVDMATALPVTQHTDETSAKFERRFTTGRHHVTVHLGTLRVSVNIVFPFVKVVPEATPVIFTLQKDAAGNWREGEIFADFAASYGMEKKFNGSFFKDKRILHVDIGDGSTEYPITEGNRFLRQFVHGSHHGAGYAIEEALQEFNRLIHLPDSPRQFFSDVLKNPKHKYHARALKTLRRPLESQVKQIVQQTKKQLTKARNEIDLVCVYGGGSILMRTILYPYLKELCDVREIKLFYIPAEYAVELNATGLDAFVRGKIYEALKNKAEQPA; via the coding sequence ATGAACTTTCACTTCTTTGTCGGTAACGATAACGGGAACAGCGAGCATGATTTGATGATTGACGGCAGATTGATCCAGCAGCCAAATGTGAATTGCAGGGTGGACGAGCTTCCGTGGCGGGAAGAGCAGGCGCCGGAGAGCTTCATTAAGCATTTGCAGGATCAGCTGGTCGTCACGATTGATTCACCGTCGGCGCAGCCGGGCATGTACTATATCGGAAAGTTTGCGCTCGAGAGCGGCGAAATTATTGATAACATTCAGATCGGCATTGATTCCAAGAGCGAGATGGATTTGCCGATTATTAACACGCTGTCGCAAATTGCGGCGGTAGCGGTGCAGAAGGCCTATGAAGAGGAGAAACAGATTCCGGCACAGCTCGACATCGAAGTCGATATGGCGACAGCGCTGCCGGTTACACAGCATACCGATGAGACATCGGCGAAGTTCGAGAGGCGGTTTACGACAGGCAGGCATCATGTGACGGTCCATCTCGGTACGCTCCGCGTGTCGGTCAACATTGTTTTTCCGTTCGTGAAGGTCGTTCCGGAAGCGACGCCAGTCATCTTCACTTTGCAAAAGGATGCTGCGGGCAATTGGCGGGAGGGCGAGATCTTCGCTGATTTTGCCGCATCGTACGGGATGGAGAAGAAGTTTAACGGCAGCTTCTTCAAGGACAAACGGATTCTGCATGTCGATATCGGCGACGGCTCGACGGAGTATCCGATCACGGAGGGGAACAGATTCCTGAGGCAATTCGTGCACGGCAGCCATCATGGGGCGGGTTATGCCATTGAGGAAGCGCTGCAGGAGTTCAACCGTCTGATTCATCTGCCGGACAGTCCAAGGCAGTTCTTCAGCGATGTGCTCAAGAATCCGAAGCATAAGTACCATGCGAGAGCGCTCAAGACATTGCGGCGACCGCTGGAAAGTCAGGTTAAGCAGATCGTGCAGCAGACGAAGAAGCAGCTCACCAAAGCGCGTAATGAGATCGACCTGGTCTGTGTATACGGCGGCGGAAGCATTCTGATGCGGACGATTCTGTACCCGTATTTGAAGGAGCTTTGCGATGTGCGCGAAATCAAGCTTTTCTACATTCCCGCAGAGTACGCGGTTGAGCTGAACGCGACAGGGCTGGATGCTTTTGTACGGGGCAAAATTTATGAGGCGCTGAAAAATAAAGCGGAGCAGCCCGCATAA
- a CDS encoding SDR family oxidoreductase — MNISNQVALVTGANRGFGKNLAAELLVRGAKVYAGARNIDSIDLPGAIPLQLDITDPASVAAAAETASDVTLLINNAGVSTGASLLTGTLEDIHLEFNTHVFGTLAMARSFAPVIEKNGGGTILNILSILSWLGVDSLGAYSAAKAAAWGMTNSLRLDLAPHHVRVAGLHVAYMDTDMTAGVTSPKSDPKDIARIAIDGIEADLYEIVADDLSRNVQQGLAGGVAALYPNLPVK; from the coding sequence ATGAATATATCGAATCAAGTCGCTCTTGTTACAGGTGCAAACCGCGGTTTCGGAAAGAATTTGGCTGCTGAGCTTCTGGTGAGAGGCGCTAAGGTCTATGCCGGAGCAAGAAATATCGATTCCATCGATTTGCCTGGAGCTATCCCGCTTCAGCTCGATATTACGGACCCGGCATCTGTGGCCGCTGCCGCAGAGACTGCAAGCGATGTTACCCTATTGATCAACAATGCCGGCGTTTCGACAGGAGCTTCTCTTCTTACCGGAACCCTTGAAGATATTCATCTGGAGTTCAATACGCATGTTTTCGGTACCTTAGCGATGGCGCGTTCCTTCGCGCCGGTAATCGAGAAGAATGGCGGCGGCACTATTCTGAATATATTGTCTATCCTCTCCTGGCTCGGCGTCGATTCCCTTGGCGCGTATTCAGCAGCCAAAGCCGCAGCATGGGGAATGACCAACTCATTGCGTCTTGACCTGGCTCCGCATCATGTGAGAGTAGCCGGTCTGCACGTAGCCTATATGGATACAGACATGACAGCGGGCGTAACCTCGCCGAAGTCCGATCCTAAGGATATCGCTCGCATTGCGATTGATGGTATTGAAGCCGACCTGTATGAGATCGTAGCTGATGATCTTAGCCGCAACGTTCAACAAGGTCTCGCGGGCGGAGTGGCTGCCCTTTACCCTAATTTGCCCGTAAAATAA
- a CDS encoding DUF2812 domain-containing protein: MTIPTEKKYRLSMSWNYEKDEAWLSEQSRQGLQLKKVGLFSYTFTRDAAMRYTYALDFQNRLGRGDKYEAYLELYRDAGWEHVSSYGGMWHYFRREWQPGELPRLYTDRESLVTHFQKIKRVFTVLLFANLAIMIINMLNLLSRFNDRPWSIIVPILVIYVGIFIMLGYGISAFGKKIQKLQQ; encoded by the coding sequence GTGACAATACCGACGGAGAAAAAGTATCGGTTGTCGATGAGCTGGAACTATGAGAAGGATGAAGCATGGCTATCGGAACAGTCCAGACAAGGACTGCAGCTTAAGAAGGTAGGGTTATTCAGCTACACCTTCACGCGCGATGCAGCGATGCGTTATACGTATGCGCTTGATTTTCAGAATAGGCTGGGACGAGGAGATAAGTATGAGGCTTATCTGGAACTGTACCGCGATGCGGGCTGGGAGCATGTCAGCTCCTACGGGGGAATGTGGCACTACTTCCGCAGAGAATGGCAGCCGGGCGAGCTCCCGAGGCTGTATACGGACCGCGAGTCGCTTGTGACGCACTTCCAGAAGATTAAACGAGTTTTTACCGTCTTGCTGTTTGCGAACCTCGCGATTATGATCATCAATATGCTCAACCTACTATCACGATTTAACGACCGGCCTTGGAGCATTATTGTCCCAATACTCGTCATCTATGTAGGCATATTTATAATGCTGGGGTATGGCATATCTGCCTTCGGGAAGAAGATTCAGAAGCTCCAGCAATAA
- a CDS encoding DoxX family protein yields MNITLWIVQGLAVLAFAYGGWLKAVQYEKARAEWGWVSSVPRAFVVLIGVAELIGVVGLIVPQATGIAPIWTPIAATALAVVVLLGALLHLVRKEYREVGVNAVFIALAVIVAIGRF; encoded by the coding sequence ATGAATATTACATTATGGATTGTTCAAGGGCTGGCAGTATTGGCTTTCGCTTACGGAGGCTGGCTGAAGGCGGTGCAATATGAGAAAGCGCGCGCGGAGTGGGGATGGGTTAGCAGCGTTCCCCGTGCATTCGTCGTCCTTATCGGGGTAGCGGAATTAATCGGGGTGGTCGGTCTCATAGTTCCGCAGGCGACCGGTATTGCACCGATATGGACGCCTATTGCCGCAACCGCTCTTGCCGTTGTTGTGCTGCTCGGTGCCTTGCTCCACCTAGTACGTAAGGAATATCGCGAGGTCGGCGTGAATGCCGTGTTCATCGCACTGGCTGTCATTGTTGCGATTGGACGATTCTGA
- a CDS encoding MDR family MFS transporter: MVQQTTNRKVVTIGLLAALFIGALDATVVSTAMPHITKELSGFSLISWVFSIYTLTMCVATPIFGKLADLYGRRSVFTAGLLIFALGSILCGAATSMTALIWFRAIQGFGAGALTPVTFTIVGDLYPGEQRAKVQGIFASVWSVAGLLGPLVGGTFVDYISWRWIFYMNVPVFVLAFILVVLFLHEKFERKAKKIDFLGASLFTIGLTALLYALLNGGEKYAWDSALIIGLFCVAVVFITLFLIVEAKVKEPMIPLGLFKTREIRVIYMLSFLGFAITAGVMVYAPQWIQVVLGHSATNSGFTLMPMCLAWPFAATMTGRLMFKYGPRIFIVAGAVIVAAGSLWLMLINSDSPYAYLVGILVVIGFGMGLLTTPILVLIQNAVDWTERGVATSTNSLMNALGQTVGVALFGTLFNNAAAGVDTKQVAHGMHVVFISIFAISIAVVLVVGLLPSQRKESGKSSSSVAG, encoded by the coding sequence TTGGTACAGCAAACGACGAATCGAAAAGTAGTCACGATTGGACTGCTGGCCGCACTGTTCATCGGTGCGTTAGATGCAACGGTTGTCAGTACAGCGATGCCGCATATTACGAAGGAATTGAGCGGGTTCAGCTTAATCAGCTGGGTATTCTCGATTTACACGCTGACGATGTGCGTCGCGACGCCAATCTTCGGCAAGCTGGCCGACTTGTACGGAAGAAGATCGGTGTTTACAGCAGGACTTCTTATCTTCGCGCTAGGGTCGATTCTTTGCGGTGCGGCGACGAGCATGACCGCTTTGATCTGGTTCCGTGCGATTCAAGGCTTCGGAGCGGGCGCGCTTACGCCGGTCACCTTCACGATCGTTGGCGACTTGTATCCGGGCGAGCAGCGGGCGAAGGTTCAAGGGATATTCGCATCCGTCTGGTCGGTAGCGGGACTGCTTGGTCCGCTTGTCGGAGGGACCTTCGTCGACTATATCTCCTGGCGATGGATCTTCTACATGAATGTACCTGTGTTCGTGCTTGCGTTCATTCTCGTCGTCTTGTTTCTGCATGAGAAGTTCGAAAGGAAAGCGAAGAAGATCGACTTCCTTGGTGCCAGCCTATTCACAATTGGGCTAACGGCGCTTCTGTACGCGCTGCTCAATGGCGGCGAGAAGTATGCATGGGATTCTGCTCTGATTATCGGGTTGTTCTGCGTCGCGGTGGTGTTCATCACTCTGTTCCTGATCGTGGAGGCGAAAGTGAAGGAGCCGATGATACCACTGGGACTGTTCAAAACAAGAGAGATTCGCGTCATCTACATGCTTAGCTTTCTAGGCTTTGCGATCACAGCGGGCGTCATGGTGTATGCGCCGCAATGGATTCAAGTTGTTCTTGGGCATAGCGCGACCAACTCCGGCTTCACGCTAATGCCAATGTGCCTGGCTTGGCCGTTCGCGGCTACGATGACAGGAAGGCTCATGTTCAAATACGGACCGCGAATCTTCATCGTCGCAGGCGCCGTCATCGTTGCGGCAGGCAGCCTGTGGCTCATGCTCATTAACTCGGATTCGCCATATGCGTATCTAGTTGGCATCCTTGTTGTTATTGGCTTCGGGATGGGCTTATTAACGACGCCAATTCTCGTCTTAATCCAGAATGCCGTCGATTGGACCGAGCGGGGAGTGGCAACCTCGACGAACTCGCTGATGAACGCGCTCGGGCAGACTGTAGGCGTAGCGCTGTTCGGTACGTTATTTAACAATGCTGCGGCAGGGGTTGATACGAAGCAGGTCGCTCATGGCATGCATGTCGTTTTTATTTCGATTTTTGCGATATCCATCGCGGTCGTGCTGGTTGTTGGCTTGCTGCCGTCGCAGCGCAAGGAATCGGGGAAGTCGAGCTCTAGCGTGGCGGGTTAG
- a CDS encoding TetR/AcrR family transcriptional regulator, with protein MPYPAGHKLKVRGRIIESAAKAFRSNGIREISVPAIMKGAGLTHGGFYSHFDSKDQLVCEACSYAVEDTLMLLRKAVDEEQHESKIHAIIDYYLSAEHRDNTELGCILPAFTGEMPRLSDEVRKHFTDEVARIVDFICATASIEKSNGTALLSLLIGTILMARSVNDPVQSDSILDAGKSTAKELLGAWQGSNSNRDS; from the coding sequence ATGCCGTATCCGGCAGGTCATAAATTAAAAGTCCGCGGGCGCATTATCGAAAGTGCGGCAAAAGCTTTTCGGTCGAACGGTATTCGTGAGATCAGCGTTCCCGCGATTATGAAGGGGGCCGGCTTAACGCACGGGGGCTTCTACTCCCACTTTGACAGTAAAGATCAGCTTGTCTGCGAGGCCTGCAGTTATGCGGTAGAGGATACGCTTATGCTGCTGCGTAAGGCGGTCGATGAGGAACAGCATGAATCTAAGATCCATGCCATTATTGATTATTATTTGAGCGCGGAGCATCGGGATAACACGGAGTTAGGCTGTATTTTGCCAGCGTTTACGGGGGAAATGCCAAGGCTGTCGGACGAGGTTCGTAAGCATTTTACAGATGAGGTAGCTAGAATCGTTGATTTTATTTGCGCGACGGCTAGCATTGAGAAGTCGAATGGCACGGCACTGCTAAGTCTTCTGATCGGAACAATCCTGATGGCGCGCTCCGTCAATGATCCCGTGCAGAGCGACAGCATCCTAGATGCGGGAAAGAGCACTGCGAAGGAGCTTCTGGGAGCATGGCAGGGGAGCAATTCTAACCGCGATTCATAA